The DNA window GTTCAGTCCCTTTAAGCATTACAGTGGCAAACGAAACCGGCTCACGAGAAACGGAATCACGCACAACACCTGTCACTGTCACATTGACAGCGATGACACTAAATGAGGACAGAATGTAGACTAAAAATATGATGATGCGCAAATGCGGGCGCAAATTGACCATATGGAATCGTTGCAAATCGTGACAATCTTCTTTAACTTTGCAAAAGTAGATATAATCGACAATATTAACACTATTGCCGGTATCCATTTTCACTATTTTAACACTCACAAGACTAAAAAACGCTTCTGCATGGCAAAAGAAATTGAACGTAAATTCCTTGTAACCAATACATCATTCATATCCAAAGCCGAATCATCGACGAATATCCGCCAAGCATATATTTCGACAAATCCAGATTCAACAGTGCGTCTGCGAATCAAAGACTCACAAGCCTATATGACTGTCAAAGGGCGCAACAACGGAGCGGAACGCGATGAATGGGAGTTTTCAATACCCTATTCCGATGCCTGTGAAATGGCCCGGAAACTATGCGGCGGTTTTTCAATTGACAAAACACGTTATATCGTAGACCACGAAGGCTGGAAATGGGAAATCGATGTATTCCACGGTCGGCATGAAGGGCTGATTGTAGCAGAGATCGAACTGCCGTCAGCTGAATGTCAGCCGCCTTTGCCTAAATTTATAGGTAAAGAGGTCACCGGCGATGCGAGATACTACAATTCCATGCTGTCGTTGAACGCGGGCATTCCTGTATAAGCGAAGATGAAATGGCAAAATATTCACGCATAGAAAAAGAAAAACGCACTATCGAAATGATGATAAGGCTTTACTGCCGCCGTCATGAGAAAAACGGGATGCTATGCGACAAGTGCCGTGAGCTGCTTGCTTACGCACATGCCAGACTCTCACGATGTCCGTTCGGCGATAAGAAACAGTCCTGCAGACATTGCCCTATTCATTGCTACTCCCCATCAATGCGGAATCAAATCAGAGTTGTCATGCGCTACTCCGGCCCAAGGATGCTGTTGTTTGCGCCTATAGAGTTTCTTAGACACTTGAAGTGAATACCTTCCGAGGGCTCATGCTCTATCATAAGGTTTCAAGCTTGATGTCGGCTACAAGGAAATTGCTTCCGGCAACAAGTATGAGGTCATCAGCTCCAGCTGATTGCTTCGCCAATGAGAGAGCCTCGTTGACATCCGGGACAACCGTTCCCGACAAGCCAAATTCCAATGCTTTCGCCGCAAGCAGATCGGCCGGAAGTCCACGCGGGACTGACGGCGCGGAAAATATATAGCCTTATCTACATTTATGTCGGAAATCTTCTGCAGAATCGCAGATATGTCTTTATCATTCACAAATCCGACAATCAGATGAAGCTTTCCGCATCCGCACGACGAGAGCTGATGTGCAATATACTCCCATCCTCCGATATTATGCCCCGTATCACAGACGGTAAGAGGCGTTTTACATATCGTCATCCACCGTCCGATCAAACCGGTGTCACCACAAACATTCGCAAAACCGGCTCTGACAGCGTCTGGGGTTATTGCAAACCCGTTCTCAATCAACCGTTGGATAGCACAGAGAATCGTAGCCGTATTTTTTATCTGGCACTCTCCGGCAAGCTCACCGACTATCTCACCGAAAGGAGTAGATTGATAGATAATTTTCCCCTCCTCTATTCGTCCCGCAACACTGTCTGCAAAATATATTGGCGCCCCGACCTCCTTTGCCTTATCGATAAAAACCGGCTCTGTCTCCGACAGCCGCTCTCCAACCACGACAGGCACTCCGGGTTTGATTATCCCAGCCTTCTCATAAGCAATCTTCTCGACAGTATCTCCGAGTAGCCCTGTATGGTCAAGCGATATATTGGTGATAATGCTCAGACAAGGCGAAATAATATTGGTGCTGTCAAGTCGTCCTCCAAGACCTGTTTCAATCACGGCGACATCGACTTTTTCATTCGCAAAGTGTTCAAACGCCATTGTAGAGGTCAGCTCAAAAAAACTTGGATAAAGTTCACTGCCTGAAGCTTCGCTTTTCCATCGTTCCACGAAGTCAACCACTGATGCTTGAGGAATTTTACGTCCATTCACGCGTATACGTTCACGGAAATCAAAAATATGCGGCGACGTGTAGAGCCCGACTTTAAGACCAGCACGCGCAAGAACAGCAGCCAACGTATGCGCTGTCGACCCTTTGCCGTTAGTCCCGGCTATATGGATTGTCGGATACGCTCTGTGTGGATTCCCGAAAATATCATCAAGGGCTATTGAGGTGGCAAGCCCCGGTTTATAGGCCGATGCCCCGTCTCGCTGAAATACAGGCAGAGAGTTATATAAAAAATCAATCGCGTCCTGATAAGTCATAACTGAATAATAAAAACTTAGCTCGTTATACTCTATTACAATAGTACTTGGATTATACTTAATTTCCCCGACTTCAATATATGATCCATCCTGCAAAGCCGGCAAGACAGATAATCAAAATCGGATGCCATTTCACCCAATAGACAAGCACAAAGGCCGCGATACACAACACGATACTCCAGAGCACCTGTGTATTTTCCTCGCCAAAATTTGCTGAATTCATCAACAGCAATGCGGCTGATACAATCAGGCCAACAACAACAGGACGCAAACCTGCAAAAATACCTTTGACAACAACACTGTCTTTATGTCTGCGTATCAGATGGCTCGTAAAAGCGACAAGGATAAACGACGGAAGAACTACGACAAGCGTACAGATAAGCGAACCAAGTATACCATAAAGAGGCGAGGCAAAAGCATCGGAATATTCAGCCGGAGCGACATATCCTATGTAGGTAGCCGAATTGATTCCGATAGGGCCCGGTGTCATCTGAGAAATTGCAACTATATCAGTAAACATCTGCTCTGTAATCCACCCCGGGCCTACAATTTCCCTTTCGATAAGTGCAAGCATGGCGTAGCCACCGCCAAATCCGAAAAGTCCGATTTTAAGATATGACCATATCAGTTTAATGTAAATCATAGCTCCTCATCCTCCTTTCTGATTTCTTTTTCAACTTTCTGAAGTGATTTCACATGGTGGGAAAACCAAAGCCATCCGAAAAATCCACCTGTCACGATATAAAGTATCGGATTGGACACTACAGGCCATTTTGAATATATCAATAAGGCTACTCCTATCGGTATCACAATCGTCTTCCATCCTATTTTTGCTGCTTTCGCCGACGAGATGACAGGGGCTATAATCAAAGCCACAACCGCCGGGCGCACTCCTTTAAATATAGCCGAAAGAGTCGGATTATTCTTAATAAGATCAGGAGTAAGGAAAATCGCTATACAGAGAATTATCATGAACGACGGCAATATGCACCCTGCCGCAGCGGCAATCGAACCTTTCATACCGCGAAGCTTATCGCCGACAGCAACCGAGATGTTGACTGCCAATATTCCCGGCAAGGACTGTGCAACGGCAAGGAGGTCGAGAAACTCTTCGCGCTCTATCCAATGATGCTTGTCGACTATCTCCTTTTCGATTATTGAAATCATGGCCCATCCACCACCGAAGGTGAATGCTCCTATTTTAAAAAAAGACAGAAACAGTTGTAGACAGATTCTATTCATAAATTTACATTTATGAATCCTAATAGCGAGGTGTACGATATTTCCATCTGTATTTCAAGACTATAGCACACCGCTAATGAAGACTCTATTATTTTTAGAGCGCAAATTTA is part of the Duncaniella dubosii genome and encodes:
- a CDS encoding CYTH domain-containing protein, encoding MAKEIERKFLVTNTSFISKAESSTNIRQAYISTNPDSTVRLRIKDSQAYMTVKGRNNGAERDEWEFSIPYSDACEMARKLCGGFSIDKTRYIVDHEGWKWEIDVFHGRHEGLIVAEIELPSAECQPPLPKFIGKEVTGDARYYNSMLSLNAGIPV
- a CDS encoding nitrous oxide-stimulated promoter family protein; translation: MAKYSRIEKEKRTIEMMIRLYCRRHEKNGMLCDKCRELLAYAHARLSRCPFGDKKQSCRHCPIHCYSPSMRNQIRVVMRYSGPRMLLFAPIEFLRHLK
- a CDS encoding chromate transporter yields the protein MIYIKLIWSYLKIGLFGFGGGYAMLALIEREIVGPGWITEQMFTDIVAISQMTPGPIGINSATYIGYVAPAEYSDAFASPLYGILGSLICTLVVVLPSFILVAFTSHLIRRHKDSVVVKGIFAGLRPVVVGLIVSAALLLMNSANFGEENTQVLWSIVLCIAAFVLVYWVKWHPILIICLAGFAGWIIY
- a CDS encoding chromate transporter produces the protein MNRICLQLFLSFFKIGAFTFGGGWAMISIIEKEIVDKHHWIEREEFLDLLAVAQSLPGILAVNISVAVGDKLRGMKGSIAAAAGCILPSFMIILCIAIFLTPDLIKNNPTLSAIFKGVRPAVVALIIAPVISSAKAAKIGWKTIVIPIGVALLIYSKWPVVSNPILYIVTGGFFGWLWFSHHVKSLQKVEKEIRKEDEEL